Below is a genomic region from Sinobacterium norvegicum.
TGGATGCTCATGCTCCCTGGCATAGTGATTGACCTGCACTGCCTTGGTTTCAGCAACATCCTTGCTGAAAACACCGCAAACCCCCTTGCCCTGATGATGTACTGCCAGCATAACTCTCGTCGCAGCTTCTTCATCAAGGTTAAAAAAACCTTGCAATACATGAACAACGAAATCCATTGGTGTGTAATCGTCATTCAATAATACAACTTGGTATTGAGGCGGTCGCTTTAATTGAGGCTTTTCAGTCTCTACAGCGAGGCCGCCACGACCTCCTTCAAATGCGTCCTCAGACCCCATACTCAATGTTAGTCGAAGATTATTAACTTTACCCATCTCACACTTTCTCACGAATAATTAGGCTTTTAATCGAAGTTAATATACTAACACTCTATTGACCATTAATTGATACTTGACTATAGAAAGCTTTGAGGTTAAATAATGTATACAGTTTACAATTAGTTGACCTAATGACTGGGTCTAAGGTTTTGACCAACTATTCAAGTAATAGTTCGATGAAATTTATAATCGTAAACACAAGACGTAATAAAAATATTAAAAAGGATTGATGTCATGCAAACTGGGACTGTGAAGTGGTTCAATAACGCTAAAGGATATGGTTTTATCTTACCCGACGAAGGAGAAGGTGACATTTTTGCCCACTACTCCTCAATTGAAATGGAGGGATATAAAACCCTCAAGGCGGGTCAAAATGTTGTTTTTGACACAGTACCAGGCCCCAAGGGCTTACATGCCTCTGTGATTATGAACCCCGATGGCGTAGAAACCCCAGCGGGACAGGTTACTCTTGAACCCTCCATCTAAAAATATTTAGACCTACATCTGAAGCACTGCCAGCACATGCTGGCAGTGCTTTTACATTCCTGCAATAATATCATCACCAAACTCAGAACAGCTACGTAAAACCGCGCCATCCATCAGACGATCGAAATCATAGGTCACTGTTTTGTTGGCAATAGCAGCATTCATGCCTTTGATAATTAACTCTGCCGCCTCATTCCAACCCAGATGACGCAACATCATCTCAGCACTAAGAATTAAGGAACCCGGATTTACCTTATCCTGACCAGCGTATTTTGGCGCAGTGCCGTGTGTCGCCTCAAACAGCGCTATATCATCACTGAGATTCGCTCCTGGGGCTATTCCTATACCGCCGACCTGTGCCGCCAGGGCATCCGACAAATAATCCCCATTGAGGTTAAGTGTGGCAATCACACTGTACTCTTCAGGGCGAAGTAAGATCTGCTGCAGCATGGCGTCAGCAATCACGTCTTTGATAATAATCTGCTCCCCTGTATCAGGATGGCTGAATGACATCCAAGGCCCGCCTTGATAGGGTGTGGCACCAAACTCTTCCGCTGCCAACTCATAGCCCCATTCCTTAAAGCTACCCTCGGTGTACTTCATAATATTGCCCTTATGAACAATCGTTACCGACGGTAGATTTTGCTCAATCGTATATTGAATCGCCTTACGGACTAATCGGCGAGTACCATCACGAGACACTGGTTTAATACCAATGCCGCAGTGATCAGAGAAGCGAATTTTAGTAACCCCCATATCC
It encodes:
- the icd gene encoding NADP-dependent isocitrate dehydrogenase translates to MGFQHIKVPTEGSKIIVNEDYSLTVPDNPIIPFIEGDGIGIDICPVMIDVVNAAVDRAYGGTKRISWMEIYTGEKAAELYEGDWFPAETLNAIKEFSVGIKGPLTTPVGGGFRSLNVALRQELDLYVCQRPVRWFDGVPSPLKEPEKTNMVIFRENAEDIYCGIEWQADSYEAKAVIKFLQEDMGVTKIRFSDHCGIGIKPVSRDGTRRLVRKAIQYTIEQNLPSVTIVHKGNIMKYTEGSFKEWGYELAAEEFGATPYQGGPWMSFSHPDTGEQIIIKDVIADAMLQQILLRPEEYSVIATLNLNGDYLSDALAAQVGGIGIAPGANLSDDIALFEATHGTAPKYAGQDKVNPGSLILSAEMMLRHLGWNEAAELIIKGMNAAIANKTVTYDFDRLMDGAVLRSCSEFGDDIIAGM
- the cspD gene encoding cold shock domain-containing protein CspD — its product is MQTGTVKWFNNAKGYGFILPDEGEGDIFAHYSSIEMEGYKTLKAGQNVVFDTVPGPKGLHASVIMNPDGVETPAGQVTLEPSI
- the clpS gene encoding ATP-dependent Clp protease adapter ClpS, with protein sequence MGKVNNLRLTLSMGSEDAFEGGRGGLAVETEKPQLKRPPQYQVVLLNDDYTPMDFVVHVLQGFFNLDEEAATRVMLAVHHQGKGVCGVFSKDVAETKAVQVNHYAREHEHPLLCEIEVSSDE